The genomic stretch GGGACAAGGACCAGTTCTACCAGGACGTCAGGCGTCTACATGCGGCAATGGAGGACAGGGACCTCCGCGTCCTCGACGGGAGCCTTCGGATCGTCCAAGTGGACCTGGTAGAGGTCTATGTAGTCCGTGCCAAGCCGCGCGAGGCTTTCCTCGCACGCCTTTTCACCCTCGCCGGGGACAGGTCCATGCTTGCGCCTGAGACCACGCCCACCTTGGTGGCAATTCGGACTTATGTCATGGTTCCATGGAGACCACCTCGACGCCTGTGCCGACGAAAGTGGATCCGTCACATGGCCTTTGCGGATGGTCCCGGTCAGGGCACCAACTGGAACCCCAGCCCCACTTGGGTGAAATGCCTGTCTTCAGTGAGCACATGCTTCACCTTGCAATCCCTCATCACTATCATGGACGTCAGGTCTGTGAACGAGATCCGCACTTTGTCCTTTAGGCGGACGCGCAGATCCCAGGCTGCAGCAAAACGTTCTGGAGTGATGCGCTCAACGCTGATGTATCCCATACGGGCTGCCGCGATGATGCCGTTAACGAAACGGGTGGCCTCGTCGAAGCTCTCCCTGCGAAAGATGAGAGTGATCACCTCGTCAAGGACGTAGTCGCTCGTGTAGACCCGCTCGCCTTCGGAGCGGAGGGTTCTGTAGTACTGGGCTGCTTCATCGTGCCGCGGGTCCTTTCGATGTCCGAGGGCGATCCAGCCCCACGTGTCTATGAAAACCGGCCCAGACACCATGCTTCAGATCCGCTCCTTTTCGCTAGTAGAGTTCCTTCTCGATGTCTTCGGCCGAAAGCGGGTCTCCAGAAAGGGAGCCGAGGACATCAAGTATCGGGTCTGTCTCTTGCAGCTGCGACTCTGCAGTCTCACGCACAAAGCCTGGTTGCGTAGCACGACCCGCCGTATCTGAATACAACATCCCGGCCTGTTGCAGGAATGCCTCCAGGTCCTGGCGCCTCACCCTGGCAACCCCCTTTGCCAGCTTGTATATGCGGATTCTCGACTCCTTCGCCCACCGGTATATGGTAGGGCGTGCCACTCCGAGGTAATCCGCCACTTCCTGCACAGAGAGCCACTCTTGGTCAGTCTTCATGGTAACGCCTCCCATACGGCACCGGTTCGGACAAGTGCCTGTGTCGCCGCAAACAAACCTCGGTGGCGACTCCAACAGCGCATCGTACATAGTATAACATAGCGTCACTGCTGTCATCAAGAGCAACTCTCAGACACCTGCCAACTCTCGGGTGCGTCCATTCGCGTACGCGAGTAGTGGTGAGTATGTCGTCGGCAGTATACGCGGGCTTCCCTCCTTTGGCGGGCACGGCTGCCCAACTGGTATGTCTGTTGGCGCCGCGGGGTCTGATGAACCGTCCGAGAGGCGTTAGACGGCGCAGGAGGAAAGCAAAGGAAGGGAAGGGAGGGGGAGCATAGTATACATTGAGGAGGGTGGACACAGTGTTGTTGCGAGGCAATGGCAGTGCAGGTTCGTGAACGCGTCATCGTATTCCGGCCACGTGATCGTGGACGAATGGCCCCTGCACGGTGAGAAGCGGGGTCAGAGGTTTGCCGGGGCCGGGAGGCTGAAGGTTGTGCGCCGGCGCTAGATGGGGCGCCGTCCGTCCGAATATGGGTTGAGTTGGTTTCGCGCTCTCGATTATGCGCCCCGCGGGCGGCGCTTCGAGGCGAGTGCCATGCTGCTTGTTGGGTGAAGATGAAGATGAGGATGAAGATGCGTGTCCTCGAGTGCGCCCTGGAGCGGAGCCGCGAGGGGTTTCGAGGAGCGCAGCCCGGCGGCTTGCGACGTAGATTGCGAAGCCGAGGCCTACCGATCCCAGGATCACCAGGGCGGTGCCCGGCCCGAGGCGAGAGGCGAGCCAGCCCGCGAGGAAAGCGCCTGCCGGAGTGACACCGATGTAGATGAGCATGTATACGCTCACCACGCGGCCCCGCAGTTCGTCAGGCGCGGTGAGCTGGGTGGTGGCATTGGCTGTGGTCGTGAACAGTATCATGGAGAACCCCAGGAACGCGATGGTTGCTACAGA from Bacillota bacterium encodes the following:
- a CDS encoding aldo/keto reductase: MTGTIRKGHVTDPLSSAQASRWSPWNHDISPNCHQGGRGLRRKHGPVPGEGEKACEESLARLGTDYIDLYQVHLDDPKAPVEDAEVPVLHCRM
- a CDS encoding helix-turn-helix domain-containing protein — protein: MKTDQEWLSVQEVADYLGVARPTIYRWAKESRIRIYKLAKGVARVRRQDLEAFLQQAGMLYSDTAGRATQPGFVRETAESQLQETDPILDVLGSLSGDPLSAEDIEKELY
- a CDS encoding type II toxin-antitoxin system VapC family toxin, encoding MVSGPVFIDTWGWIALGHRKDPRHDEAAQYYRTLRSEGERVYTSDYVLDEVITLIFRRESFDEATRFVNGIIAAARMGYISVERITPERFAAAWDLRVRLKDKVRISFTDLTSMIVMRDCKVKHVLTEDRHFTQVGLGFQLVP